The proteins below come from a single Stutzerimonas stutzeri RCH2 genomic window:
- a CDS encoding flagellar basal body-associated protein FliL: MKYLITLFLGFALAGPVLAQNSADEAAPQTLYYALVPAMVGNYGSGERLKYYKADVALRISSKEVEDRVKHHEPLIRHQLVMLFSQQTDETLSGPEAKEQLRQEALRQVREVLEQEEGKPLVDDLLFNNLIIQ; this comes from the coding sequence GTGAAGTACCTGATAACCCTGTTTCTTGGTTTCGCACTTGCCGGGCCGGTGCTCGCGCAAAACTCGGCTGACGAAGCGGCCCCGCAGACGCTCTACTACGCGCTGGTGCCCGCCATGGTCGGCAACTATGGTTCGGGTGAGCGGCTGAAGTACTACAAGGCTGATGTCGCGCTGCGCATCTCCAGCAAGGAGGTGGAAGATCGGGTCAAGCATCACGAGCCGCTGATCCGCCATCAGCTGGTGATGCTGTTTTCCCAGCAGACCGACGAGACCCTGAGCGGTCCCGAAGCCAAGGAGCAGCTGCGTCAGGAGGCCTTGCGCCAGGTGCGCGAGGTGCTGGAGCAGGAAGAAGGTAAGCCGTTGGTGGATGATCTGCTGTTCAACAATCTGATCATCCAGTAA
- a CDS encoding EVE domain-containing protein: MPYWLMKSEPDEFSIQDLKKLGRGRWDGVRNYQARNFLRHMQEGDQFFFYHSSCAEPGIAGIGRVTRSAYPDPAALDPASPYHDSKASDETNPWSAVDVEFVEVFASPLKLARLKAQPELHELALVKKGSRLSVMPVSMDEWQAILALR; this comes from the coding sequence ATGCCTTATTGGCTGATGAAGTCCGAACCGGATGAATTTTCCATCCAGGATCTGAAAAAACTGGGTCGTGGTCGCTGGGACGGCGTACGCAATTACCAGGCGCGTAATTTCCTGCGGCATATGCAGGAAGGCGATCAGTTCTTCTTCTATCACTCCAGTTGCGCGGAGCCCGGCATTGCCGGAATCGGCAGAGTCACTCGTAGCGCCTACCCCGATCCCGCCGCACTCGACCCCGCCAGCCCCTATCACGATAGCAAGGCCAGCGACGAGACCAATCCGTGGAGCGCAGTCGATGTCGAGTTCGTGGAAGTCTTCGCGTCGCCGCTGAAGCTGGCACGCCTGAAAGCACAGCCTGAGCTGCACGAACTGGCACTGGTGAAGAAAGGCAGCCGCCTTTCGGTGATGCCGGTCAGCATGGACGAGTGGCAGGCGATCCTGGCGCTGCGCTGA
- a CDS encoding 5-formyltetrahydrofolate cyclo-ligase codes for MIVAEGLSRPALRRKLRQARRQLTPAQQRLAARRLYRQLAQHPLFRRARHIALYLPNDGEIDPRPLLHAAQRRGKATYLPVLNPWPRTRMVFQRIEPGERLRRNRFGIPEPVIRTARQRRVWALDLLLMPLVGFDGNGGRLGMGGGFYDRSLAYRAMRKKSHKPTLLGLAHECQRVDRLPLESWDVPIQGTVTDQGWYVG; via the coding sequence ATGATCGTAGCCGAAGGCCTTTCGCGCCCAGCGCTACGTCGCAAGCTGCGCCAAGCCCGGCGCCAATTGACACCCGCGCAGCAACGCCTGGCCGCTCGCCGACTCTACCGGCAGTTGGCTCAGCACCCGCTATTCCGTCGCGCTCGGCATATCGCCCTGTACCTGCCCAACGACGGTGAAATCGATCCACGTCCGCTACTGCACGCTGCTCAGCGCCGCGGCAAAGCGACCTATCTCCCGGTATTGAATCCATGGCCGCGTACGCGCATGGTCTTTCAGCGCATCGAGCCCGGCGAGCGACTGCGGCGTAACCGTTTCGGCATTCCCGAACCCGTAATCCGGACCGCTCGACAACGCCGCGTCTGGGCGCTCGATCTGCTGCTGATGCCACTGGTGGGCTTCGACGGCAATGGCGGGCGGCTGGGTATGGGCGGCGGCTTCTATGATCGCAGCTTGGCGTATCGCGCCATGCGCAAAAAAAGTCACAAACCGACGTTATTGGGACTCGCTCACGAATGTCAGCGGGTCGACCGATTACCGTTGGAAAGCTGGGATGTACCCATTCAGGGCACGGTGACGGACCAGGGCTGGTACGTCGGATGA
- a CDS encoding cell division protein ZapA, which produces MTQPNTVTVHIMDKEYCIACPSEERSNLEGAARYLDRKMREIRSSGKVIGADRVAVMAALNITHELLHKHDRLDAEANSAREHVRMLLERVDSALAPDPNPSGN; this is translated from the coding sequence ATGACCCAGCCGAACACCGTTACCGTGCACATCATGGACAAGGAATACTGCATTGCCTGTCCATCAGAGGAACGCAGCAATCTGGAAGGTGCGGCCCGTTACCTGGATCGCAAGATGCGCGAGATTCGCAGCAGCGGCAAAGTCATCGGTGCCGATCGCGTGGCGGTGATGGCTGCCCTGAACATCACTCACGAACTGCTGCACAAGCATGATCGCCTCGACGCCGAAGCCAACAGCGCACGCGAACATGTACGCATGCTGCTGGAGCGCGTCGACAGCGCCCTGGCCCCCGACCCAAACCCTTCCGGCAACTGA
- a CDS encoding TIGR02449 family protein has product MEDADLKALTTRLEQLIQRIEQLKAQNHLLLANERAWREERAHLIEKNEMARLKVESMISRLKALEQDS; this is encoded by the coding sequence ATGGAAGACGCCGATCTCAAAGCGCTGACCACCAGGCTGGAGCAGTTGATTCAGCGCATCGAACAGCTCAAGGCGCAGAACCATCTGCTGCTGGCCAATGAGCGGGCGTGGCGTGAAGAGCGCGCTCATCTGATCGAAAAGAACGAAATGGCCCGATTGAAGGTCGAATCAATGATTTCGCGCCTGAAAGCCCTGGAGCAGGACTCATGA
- a CDS encoding YecA family protein, translating into MSIQNSPYAAFATLLAGSPQTVSPAELHGLLLGRSCAGAGFEVEPWLTDASDLLGEAPQDNIRQALIGLQEMVKGELAGDDIAVVLLLPSDDAPLAERAVALGQWCQGFLAGFGLAAGDRALSSEAMEVLQDLSAIAQIQDSLEESEDGETDYMEVMEYLRVAPLLLFTECAKPLPAAAKPSLH; encoded by the coding sequence ATGTCCATTCAGAATTCCCCGTATGCCGCCTTCGCCACACTTCTGGCGGGCAGCCCGCAAACTGTTTCTCCCGCCGAATTGCACGGCCTGTTGCTCGGGCGCAGTTGCGCCGGCGCAGGTTTCGAGGTCGAGCCCTGGCTGACCGATGCGTCGGACCTGCTCGGCGAAGCACCGCAGGACAACATTCGTCAGGCATTGATCGGCCTTCAGGAAATGGTCAAGGGCGAGCTCGCCGGTGACGACATCGCCGTTGTCCTGCTGCTGCCCAGCGACGATGCGCCGCTCGCCGAACGCGCCGTGGCGCTGGGCCAGTGGTGCCAGGGCTTTCTTGCCGGCTTCGGCCTGGCCGCCGGTGATCGTGCGCTGAGTAGCGAAGCCATGGAGGTGCTGCAGGATCTGTCCGCTATCGCGCAGATCCAGGATTCGCTGGAAGAGTCCGAGGACGGCGAGACCGACTACATGGAAGTGATGGAGTACCTGCGCGTAGCGCCGCTGCTGCTGTTCACCGAATGCGCCAAACCGCTGCCCGCTGCCGCGAAACCTTCCCTGCATTGA
- the pepP gene encoding Xaa-Pro aminopeptidase, whose amino-acid sequence MTRIPRSEYARRRKALMEQMEPNSIAILPAAPMYIRNRDVEHVYRQDSDFQYLSGFPEPEAVIALIPGREHGEYVLFCRERDPERELWDGLRAGQDGAIAEYGADDAFPIGDIDDILPGLIEGRDRVYYAIGTNEAFDHRLMEWIKTIRGKARQGAQPPSEFVALDHLLHDMRLFKSSNEVKVMKHAAEISARAHIRAMQASRAGLFEYHLEAELDYEFRKGGAKMPAYGSIVAVGRNACILHYRENDAPLKDGDLVLIDAGCEIDCYASDITRTFPVNGRFSPEQKAIYELVLKANEEAFKHIAPGKHWNEAHEATVRVITAGLVELGLLQGEVDALIASEAYKAFYMHRAGHWLGMDVHDVGDYKIGGEWRVLEPGMAMTVEPGIYIAVDNQSVAKKWRGIGVRIEDDVVVTRTGCEILTTGVPKSVAEIEALMAAAREQVA is encoded by the coding sequence ATGACTCGCATCCCCAGATCGGAATACGCCCGTCGACGCAAGGCGCTGATGGAGCAGATGGAACCCAACAGCATCGCCATTCTGCCGGCGGCGCCGATGTACATCCGCAACCGCGATGTCGAGCATGTCTACCGCCAGGACAGCGACTTCCAGTACCTCTCCGGCTTCCCCGAGCCGGAAGCGGTGATCGCGCTGATTCCCGGGCGCGAGCATGGCGAGTACGTGCTGTTCTGCCGCGAGCGCGATCCCGAGCGCGAGCTCTGGGACGGCCTGCGTGCCGGGCAGGACGGAGCTATCGCTGAATACGGTGCCGACGACGCCTTTCCTATCGGTGATATCGACGACATCCTCCCGGGCCTGATCGAGGGCCGCGATCGGGTCTACTACGCCATCGGCACCAACGAAGCCTTCGATCATCGGCTGATGGAATGGATCAAGACCATCCGCGGCAAGGCGCGCCAGGGCGCACAGCCGCCCAGCGAATTCGTCGCGCTCGATCATCTGCTGCACGACATGCGCCTGTTCAAGTCGAGCAACGAGGTGAAGGTGATGAAGCATGCGGCGGAGATTTCCGCTCGTGCGCACATCCGTGCCATGCAGGCCAGCCGTGCCGGGCTGTTCGAGTACCACCTGGAAGCCGAACTGGATTACGAGTTCCGCAAGGGCGGCGCGAAGATGCCGGCTTACGGCAGCATCGTCGCCGTGGGTCGCAACGCCTGCATCCTGCATTACCGTGAGAACGATGCACCGTTGAAGGATGGAGATCTGGTGCTGATCGACGCCGGTTGTGAGATCGACTGCTACGCCAGCGACATTACCCGTACCTTCCCGGTCAACGGTCGCTTCTCACCGGAGCAGAAGGCCATTTACGAGTTGGTACTCAAGGCCAATGAAGAGGCCTTCAAGCATATCGCCCCGGGCAAGCACTGGAACGAGGCGCACGAAGCCACTGTTCGGGTGATTACCGCCGGGCTGGTCGAGCTGGGCCTGTTGCAGGGTGAGGTGGATGCGCTGATTGCCAGCGAAGCCTACAAGGCCTTCTACATGCACCGTGCCGGCCACTGGCTGGGCATGGATGTGCATGACGTCGGCGACTACAAGATCGGTGGCGAATGGCGTGTGCTCGAGCCGGGCATGGCGATGACCGTCGAACCGGGCATCTATATCGCTGTGGACAATCAGAGCGTGGCCAAGAAGTGGCGCGGTATCGGCGTGCGCATCGAGGACGATGTGGTGGTGACCCGGACCGGCTGCGAAATCCTCACTACTGGCGTGCCGAAGAGCGTCGCCGAGATCGAGGCGCTGATGGCCGCCGCTCGTGAGCAGGTCGCCTGA
- the ubiH gene encoding 2-octaprenyl-6-methoxyphenyl hydroxylase: MQSLAIIGGGLVGASLALALQDGARERGWRIHLIEPFEPGHEYQPSYDARSTALSYGTRLIYQRLGLWERIAERAEPILRIHVSERGRFGAARLDCASEGVEALGYVVENAWIGHCLWQALDDEVVIRHCPAEIERLEPGAAGYRLSFTDGQRLECDLAVLADGGRSGLREQLGIHVSRRPYGQTALIANITPGKPHGGLAFERFTEDGPMALLPLQDNRCALVWTRAQADAARLAQAHEAAFLAELQEAFGYRLGALQQVGARHLYPLTLIEAEEQVRAGLVVLGNAAHSLHPIAGQGYNLSLRDVEALSEALLHSDAALGDLAVLQAYAHRQRLDQRLTVGFSDQVTRLFVDSGRLVAAGRNLGLLGLDLTPAAKRWFARQAMGLGTRLG, from the coding sequence ATGCAGAGCCTGGCGATCATCGGTGGTGGGCTGGTCGGGGCGAGTCTCGCGCTGGCATTGCAGGATGGCGCCCGTGAGCGCGGCTGGCGCATCCACCTGATCGAGCCGTTCGAACCCGGCCATGAGTACCAGCCCAGCTATGACGCGCGCTCGACTGCACTGTCCTACGGCACCCGGCTGATCTATCAGCGCCTCGGCTTGTGGGAGCGGATTGCCGAGCGTGCCGAACCGATTCTGCGCATCCACGTGTCTGAACGTGGCCGCTTCGGTGCTGCGCGGCTCGACTGCGCGAGTGAAGGCGTCGAGGCGCTGGGCTACGTGGTCGAGAACGCCTGGATCGGCCATTGCCTGTGGCAGGCGCTGGATGACGAGGTGGTGATCCGTCACTGCCCGGCGGAGATCGAGCGCCTGGAGCCCGGCGCCGCGGGCTATCGGTTGAGTTTCACCGACGGTCAGCGCCTGGAATGCGACCTCGCCGTGCTGGCCGATGGTGGTCGCTCCGGCCTGCGCGAGCAGCTCGGTATCCATGTTTCGCGCCGGCCCTACGGCCAGACCGCGCTGATCGCCAACATCACCCCGGGCAAGCCGCACGGCGGACTGGCGTTCGAGCGCTTCACCGAAGATGGCCCGATGGCGCTGCTGCCGCTGCAGGACAATCGCTGCGCGCTGGTATGGACGCGCGCCCAGGCCGACGCCGCGCGATTGGCGCAGGCGCATGAGGCGGCCTTTCTCGCCGAGCTGCAGGAAGCCTTCGGCTACCGTCTGGGCGCCTTGCAGCAGGTTGGTGCCCGGCATCTCTATCCGCTGACGCTGATCGAGGCCGAAGAACAGGTTCGCGCCGGACTGGTGGTGCTCGGCAATGCGGCGCACAGCCTGCACCCGATCGCCGGGCAGGGGTACAACCTGTCGCTGCGCGATGTGGAAGCGCTGAGTGAAGCCTTGCTGCACAGTGACGCCGCGCTGGGCGACCTTGCGGTGCTGCAGGCGTATGCGCACAGGCAGCGCCTGGACCAGCGCCTGACCGTCGGTTTTTCCGATCAGGTCACCCGGTTGTTCGTCGACTCCGGCCGGCTGGTCGCGGCGGGCCGCAACCTCGGCCTGCTCGGCCTGGATCTGACTCCTGCAGCCAAGCGCTGGTTCGCTCGGCAGGCCATGGGCCTCGGGACTCGCCTAGGCTGA
- a CDS encoding DUF4442 domain-containing protein, whose translation MSGSRLARKARFLRWALNFYPPYLGAGVRVRHISADLRLIQVKMVLRWYNRNYVGTQFGGSLYSMVDPFFVLMLMENLGRDYIVWDKAANIEFVTPGRGAVYADFAISDKLLDEIRAHTADGSRYLPKMHVEVRDGEGTLVARVQKTLYIRLKPRARQPGEK comes from the coding sequence ATGAGTGGCTCCCGTTTGGCGCGCAAGGCGCGGTTCCTGCGCTGGGCTTTGAATTTCTACCCGCCGTACCTGGGAGCGGGCGTGCGGGTGCGACATATCAGTGCAGATCTGCGCCTGATTCAGGTAAAGATGGTGTTGCGCTGGTACAACCGCAACTATGTCGGCACGCAGTTCGGCGGCTCGTTGTACTCGATGGTCGATCCGTTCTTCGTGCTGATGCTCATGGAGAATCTGGGGCGCGACTACATCGTCTGGGACAAAGCGGCCAACATCGAATTCGTCACTCCGGGACGCGGTGCGGTGTACGCCGACTTTGCCATCAGCGACAAGCTGCTCGACGAGATTCGTGCGCACACTGCCGATGGCAGCCGCTACCTGCCGAAAATGCATGTCGAAGTGCGCGACGGCGAAGGCACGTTGGTGGCGCGGGTGCAAAAGACGCTCTACATACGACTCAAGCCGCGGGCGCGGCAGCCAGGAGAGAAATGA
- a CDS encoding 2-octaprenyl-3-methyl-6-methoxy-1,4-benzoquinol hydroxylase, producing MQADLVIVGAGMVGSTLALALEGCGLDIVVLDASPLEVATFDPSGDFEPRVSALSAASQRILQRVGAWPGMAARRVSPYTDMHVWDGSGTGQIHFSAETVHAEVLGHIVENRVVQDALLETMQSHGQVRLLGNARVEQLLCTTDGWQLTLVDGRELRTPLVIAADGANSAIRRLAGCETREWDYLHQAIVTSVRCRDPHQRTAWQRFTDHGPLAFLPLERDGDRHWCSIVCSVTEAEATRLMALDDVAFRAALGRAFEERLGEVLEADPRLCIPLRQRHAKRYVQPGLALIGDAAHTIHPLAGQGVNLGLLDAAVLAEVLRAAIARGERVADVQVLSRFERRRMPHNLAMMAAMEGFERLFEADPLPLRWLRNTGLKAVQALPEAKAVFVRQALGLSGDLPKLARP from the coding sequence ATGCAAGCGGATCTGGTCATCGTTGGCGCCGGCATGGTTGGCAGTACTCTGGCGCTCGCCCTCGAAGGCTGCGGGCTGGACATCGTCGTGCTCGATGCGAGCCCGCTCGAAGTCGCCACCTTCGACCCGTCCGGCGACTTCGAGCCGCGGGTCAGCGCACTGTCCGCCGCCAGCCAGCGCATCCTGCAGCGGGTCGGCGCCTGGCCGGGCATGGCCGCACGGCGCGTCAGTCCCTACACCGACATGCACGTCTGGGATGGTTCCGGCACCGGCCAGATCCATTTTTCTGCCGAAACGGTGCATGCCGAGGTCCTCGGGCATATCGTCGAGAACCGCGTGGTGCAGGATGCGCTGTTGGAAACCATGCAGAGCCATGGTCAGGTGCGTTTGCTTGGCAACGCTCGCGTCGAACAACTGCTATGTACCACTGACGGCTGGCAGCTGACGCTCGTCGACGGCCGCGAGCTGCGCACGCCGTTGGTGATCGCAGCGGACGGCGCCAATTCGGCGATACGCCGCCTGGCAGGCTGCGAAACCCGTGAATGGGACTATCTGCACCAGGCCATCGTGACCAGCGTGCGCTGCCGCGATCCGCACCAGCGCACCGCCTGGCAGCGCTTTACCGATCACGGTCCGCTGGCCTTCCTGCCATTGGAGCGCGATGGCGACCGGCACTGGTGCTCCATCGTCTGCTCGGTTACCGAGGCCGAAGCCACGCGCTTGATGGCGCTGGATGATGTGGCCTTCCGTGCGGCGCTGGGGCGCGCCTTCGAGGAACGCCTGGGCGAGGTGCTCGAAGCCGATCCGCGGTTGTGCATACCGCTGCGCCAGCGCCACGCCAAGCGTTACGTGCAGCCGGGGCTGGCGTTGATCGGCGACGCCGCGCATACCATTCATCCGCTGGCGGGGCAGGGCGTTAACCTTGGTCTGCTGGATGCCGCCGTGCTGGCAGAAGTGCTCAGGGCGGCCATCGCGCGCGGCGAGCGGGTGGCCGATGTGCAGGTGCTTAGCCGTTTCGAGCGCCGCCGCATGCCCCACAACCTGGCGATGATGGCGGCCATGGAAGGCTTCGAGCGGCTGTTCGAGGCCGATCCACTGCCGCTGCGCTGGCTGCGCAACACCGGCTTGAAGGCGGTGCAGGCGCTGCCGGAAGCAAAGGCAGTTTTCGTTCGTCAGGCGCTCGGGCTGAGTGGCGATTTACCAAAGCTGGCGCGGCCCTAA
- a CDS encoding extracellular solute-binding protein has translation MQASKGLLAALALTALSGAVQAANEVVVYSSRIDELIKPVFDAYTQKTGVAIKFITDKEAPLMARIKAEGANTPADLLLTVDGGNLWQAEEMGILQPLNSQVVKDNIPAQYRSSSDAWTGLSLRARTIVYSPERVKDGELSTYEALADKNWDGRLCLRSSKKVYNQSLTATMIETHGAEKTEQIIKGWVGNLATDVFADDTALVQAVDAGQCDAGIVNTYYFGRLHAQNPQLKAKLFWPNQNDRGVHVNLSGIGLTKHAPNPDAARKLVEWMTSEEAQSIFADINMEYPANPSVKPSAEVAAWGEFKADTIPVEVAGKRQAEAIKLMDRAGWN, from the coding sequence ATGCAGGCAAGCAAAGGTTTACTCGCCGCCCTGGCGCTAACGGCGCTGTCGGGTGCTGTCCAGGCTGCCAACGAAGTAGTGGTTTACTCCTCGCGCATCGACGAGCTGATCAAGCCGGTGTTCGACGCTTACACCCAGAAAACCGGCGTCGCGATCAAGTTCATCACCGACAAGGAAGCCCCGCTGATGGCCCGCATCAAGGCCGAAGGCGCCAACACCCCGGCCGACCTGCTGCTGACCGTGGATGGTGGCAACCTCTGGCAGGCCGAAGAGATGGGCATCCTGCAGCCGCTGAACTCCCAGGTGGTCAAGGACAACATTCCGGCGCAATACCGCTCTTCCAGCGATGCCTGGACTGGCCTGTCGCTGCGTGCGCGGACCATCGTCTACTCGCCGGAGCGGGTCAAGGATGGTGAACTGAGCACTTATGAAGCGCTGGCCGACAAGAACTGGGACGGCCGTCTGTGCCTGCGCTCCAGCAAGAAGGTCTACAACCAGTCGCTGACCGCCACCATGATCGAGACTCATGGCGCTGAGAAGACCGAGCAGATCATCAAGGGCTGGGTCGGCAATCTCGCCACCGACGTGTTTGCTGACGATACGGCACTGGTCCAGGCCGTCGACGCCGGCCAGTGCGATGCCGGTATCGTCAACACCTACTACTTCGGTCGCCTGCATGCGCAGAACCCGCAGCTGAAGGCCAAGCTGTTCTGGCCGAACCAGAACGACCGTGGCGTGCACGTGAACCTGTCCGGCATCGGCCTGACCAAGCACGCGCCGAATCCGGACGCCGCGCGCAAGCTGGTGGAGTGGATGACCAGCGAAGAGGCGCAGAGCATCTTCGCCGATATCAACATGGAATACCCGGCCAACCCGAGCGTGAAGCCTTCGGCCGAAGTGGCGGCATGGGGCGAGTTCAAGGCCGATACCATTCCGGTGGAAGTGGCTGGCAAGCGCCAGGCCGAAGCCATCAAGCTGATGGATCGCGCCGGCTGGAACTGA
- a CDS encoding ABC transporter permease, translating to MSHPVERRWYPITFAVAALVLLPLSILLFSWSSIDTEIWSHLWDTQMPRLLGNTLTLLLWVGVGVVVLGVSLAWLTALCEFPGRRWLDWALMLPFAIPAYVLAFVFIGLLDFAGPVQSLAREWFGSGIRFPRVRSTGGVITVLVLVFYPYVYLLARSAFLAQGKGLMEAARVLGQSPWQAFWRVALPMARPAVGAGLALAMMETLADFGAVSVFNFDTFTTAIYKTWYGFFSLTSATQLASLLLLAVMLVLYGERRARGAARPANERARSAALYRLTGVKAFAASAWCGLVFLCAFVIPLLQLLAWLWQRGRFDLDERYAGLILHTLYLGGIAALIVVTVALLLAFARRQAPVRSIRSAVGLANLGYALPGSVLAVSIMLAFSYLDQNLVMPLSSWLGGAGKPILLGSLGALLLAYLIRFMAVAFGPLENALVRIRPSLPQASRSLGVGGPALFFRVYLPLLLPGTLSAALLVFVDVLKEMPATLLMRPFGWDTLAVRIFEMTSEGEWARASLPALTLVLVGLLPVVLLIRRSARRIG from the coding sequence GTGTCCCATCCCGTCGAGCGCCGCTGGTATCCCATCACTTTTGCCGTCGCGGCGCTGGTCCTGCTGCCGCTGAGCATTCTGCTGTTCAGCTGGAGCAGTATCGATACCGAGATCTGGTCGCACCTGTGGGATACCCAGATGCCACGACTGCTCGGCAATACCCTGACGCTGCTGCTTTGGGTTGGAGTCGGTGTGGTGGTACTTGGCGTCAGCCTCGCCTGGCTGACCGCACTGTGCGAATTCCCCGGGCGCCGCTGGCTGGATTGGGCGCTGATGTTGCCATTCGCCATTCCCGCCTACGTCCTGGCCTTCGTCTTCATCGGCCTGCTGGACTTCGCCGGGCCGGTACAAAGCCTGGCGCGAGAATGGTTCGGCAGCGGTATACGCTTTCCACGGGTGCGCTCGACCGGTGGTGTCATCACCGTGCTGGTGTTGGTGTTCTACCCTTACGTCTATCTGCTGGCGCGCTCGGCATTCCTCGCTCAGGGCAAGGGATTGATGGAGGCGGCACGGGTGCTCGGGCAGTCACCCTGGCAGGCCTTCTGGCGGGTGGCATTGCCGATGGCGCGCCCCGCCGTCGGCGCCGGTCTGGCCCTGGCAATGATGGAAACCCTGGCCGATTTCGGCGCCGTGTCGGTGTTCAACTTCGATACCTTCACCACGGCGATCTACAAGACCTGGTACGGCTTCTTCAGCCTGACCAGCGCAACCCAGCTGGCCAGTTTGCTGCTGCTGGCAGTGATGCTGGTGCTCTACGGCGAGCGTCGCGCGCGTGGTGCGGCGCGCCCGGCCAACGAGCGGGCTCGCTCAGCGGCGCTCTACCGGCTGACAGGGGTGAAGGCGTTTGCGGCCAGCGCCTGGTGCGGCTTGGTATTTCTCTGTGCCTTCGTCATTCCGCTGCTGCAGTTGCTCGCCTGGCTGTGGCAGCGTGGCCGCTTCGACCTCGACGAGCGCTACGCCGGGCTGATCCTGCACACGCTCTATCTCGGCGGCATCGCCGCATTGATCGTGGTGACGGTGGCCTTGCTGCTGGCCTTCGCCAGGCGGCAGGCGCCGGTACGTTCGATCCGCAGTGCGGTGGGGCTGGCCAACCTCGGCTACGCCCTGCCGGGTTCGGTACTGGCGGTATCGATCATGCTGGCGTTCAGTTACCTCGACCAGAACCTGGTAATGCCGCTATCCAGCTGGCTTGGCGGCGCGGGCAAGCCGATCCTGCTCGGCAGTCTCGGGGCGCTGCTGCTGGCCTATCTGATTCGCTTCATGGCGGTTGCCTTCGGCCCGCTGGAAAATGCGCTGGTGCGGATTCGCCCGTCATTGCCGCAGGCGTCGCGCAGTCTGGGTGTCGGCGGCCCGGCGTTGTTCTTCCGGGTCTATCTGCCCTTGCTGCTGCCCGGCACGCTGAGCGCTGCATTGCTGGTATTCGTCGACGTGCTCAAGGAAATGCCGGCAACCTTGCTGATGCGCCCGTTTGGCTGGGACACCCTGGCCGTACGTATTTTCGAGATGACCAGCGAAGGGGAATGGGCTCGCGCCTCGCTGCCGGCGTTGACCCTGGTGCTGGTTGGACTGCTTCCGGTGGTGCTGCTGATTCGTCGCTCGGCACGGCGAATCGGCTAG
- the gcvT gene encoding glycine cleavage system aminomethyltransferase GcvT has translation MGQRTPLYDQHLALGAKMVDFGGWDMPLHYGSQVEEHHQVRRDCGVFDVSHMTVVDVAGEQATAYLQHLLANDVTRLKGTGRALYTAMLNERGGVIDDLIVYLSEWGYRLVVNASTREKDLAWMQQQAAGFAVEVKERPELAMLAIQGPHARTRTAELVSQARATLIQELKPFQGLAEGDWFIGRTGYTGEDGLEIILPAEQAPDFLSELVGAGIPPIGLGARDTLRLEAGLNLYGQDMTEDVSPLAANMGWTVAWEPTERDFVGRAALEQQRAQGDLPKLVGLVLEERGVLRAHQVVRVNGVGDGEITSGSFSPTLGKSIALARVPAGTGERAEVEIRGKWYPVRVVQPTFVRHGKVLV, from the coding sequence ATGGGTCAGCGTACTCCCCTCTACGATCAGCACCTTGCGCTTGGCGCCAAGATGGTCGACTTCGGTGGCTGGGACATGCCACTGCACTACGGCTCCCAGGTAGAAGAGCATCACCAGGTGCGACGTGATTGCGGAGTGTTCGACGTCTCGCACATGACCGTGGTCGATGTGGCCGGCGAACAGGCCACAGCCTATCTGCAACACCTGCTGGCCAACGACGTGACGCGCCTGAAAGGCACGGGTCGGGCGCTCTACACGGCGATGCTCAACGAGCGCGGCGGCGTGATCGATGACCTGATCGTCTACCTGAGCGAATGGGGCTACCGCCTGGTGGTCAACGCCAGCACCCGCGAAAAGGATCTGGCCTGGATGCAACAGCAGGCGGCCGGCTTCGCCGTCGAGGTCAAGGAGCGCCCCGAGCTGGCCATGCTGGCGATCCAGGGGCCGCATGCCCGTACGCGCACGGCCGAGCTGGTCAGCCAGGCGCGCGCCACGCTGATCCAGGAACTCAAACCATTCCAAGGCTTGGCCGAAGGCGACTGGTTCATCGGTCGTACCGGCTACACCGGTGAAGACGGCCTGGAAATCATCCTGCCGGCCGAACAGGCGCCTGACTTTCTCAGCGAGCTGGTCGGCGCCGGCATCCCGCCGATCGGCCTTGGTGCCCGCGACACGCTGCGTCTGGAGGCCGGTCTCAATCTTTACGGCCAGGACATGACCGAAGACGTCTCGCCGCTGGCGGCCAACATGGGTTGGACCGTGGCCTGGGAGCCGACCGAGCGCGACTTCGTCGGCCGTGCCGCACTGGAGCAGCAGCGTGCCCAGGGCGACCTGCCCAAGCTGGTCGGCCTGGTGCTGGAAGAGCGCGGCGTGTTGCGTGCCCATCAGGTGGTGCGGGTGAACGGCGTTGGCGACGGCGAAATCACCAGCGGCAGTTTTTCTCCTACGCTTGGCAAATCCATCGCCCTGGCACGCGTGCCGGCTGGTACAGGTGAGCGTGCGGAAGTGGAGATTCGTGGCAAGTGGTACCCGGTGCGGGTCGTGCAACCGACATTCGTGCGGCACGGCAAGGTACTGGTGTAA